The DNA segment GATATGTGTTTAAATCTACTAGGACTAAATCGGCATCGTAACCAGGAGCGATCGCACCTTTATTAGGAATCCCATAAGCCACAGCCACAGCCTGAGACATCCAATTAGCGACTTGAGAGACAGTACACCGCCCATCCATAGCCGCAGTTAACATCAAAGCCAGGGAAGTCTCTACTCCGGGCATCCCAGAGGGTGTATTAGGATATTCTTGGGCTTTTTCTGCCAAGGTGTGGGGGGCATGATCTGTAGCAATGAAATCAATCACACCATCGCGCAAAGCTTGCCAAAGCACTTCGTTATCGTGAGGCGATCGCAACGGTGGATTCATCTGTGCCAGCGTGCCAATTGTTTCATAGGCACTGGTATTCAATAATAAATGCTGTGGTGTCACCTCTGCTGTTACCCAACTGGGTTTTTCCTGACGCAGCAAGTCCGCTTCCTCTGCCGTGGACATATGTAGGATGTGCAGACGACGTTGATATTTTTGAGAAAGTTTTAACGCCAATTGGGTAGCTAAGAGTGCCGCTTGATGTTTTCAAGCCGCACACTCGTGACTTCCAGTCATGAGTTAGGCGTTCTATATTCTGGTAAACTATATACATAGCGAAAACCAAGCTAAAACTGAACCACGACAACTAAAGATATGGGGTTCTACCAGGAAATAGATCCTTTTGTATCGCTCCTCTGGTAGGTAAAATCTTTAAGGTACAGAGGTTAAACATACTTAACCCTTCGACTTCGCTCAGGGTTAACTTTTAGGTACTTGTTTAAAAGTCGCCGTCGGTGCGCCGGAGGCTATAAACGCCTGTGGAGAACTTGTAAGTCCTGGAGCAATTCAGGCGGAGATCGTTGAAGCAGGAATCACGCGACTTCAAGTCGTGTGAGGTTCAATATCTTGAATCTGGGAATGAACAGCCGGATCATGAATACCCGCAAATTCTTGGCGACGTTGGTTGATTCGGCTTTGGTCTTCGGCATGAACGGCAATTAAGCGCCGACCCTGAGCAAATATAGGCTCCAAAGTGGCTTCTTGACCAACAAGTAAGTCACCATGCATCGACCCCATAAAAATCTTAATCCCCGGTGTCGGCTGCGCCAAAAGTAAATCTGGCAAATTCTCTGTCGTTGCCCCAATAAAAAAGCCATAATTAACTAAGCACTTCTAGGAGGCACGTTGCAACTTGTCATCTAAAGCCGTCTGGGTAGTAGTGAGGGGGCGCGTGTTGGGCATTTCCAAAAAGGAAGTAACGCCACCTTTGGCACAGGCACAACTGGCTGTAAACAAATCCTCCTTGTGTTCTAGCCCTGGTTCGCGGAAATGCACCTGCGGATCAATGACTCCTGGCAACAAAGTTAACCCTTGTGCGTCAATTTCTAAAGTGGGTGTGGCCGGAGAAATTTCTGGGGCAACTTAAACAATTTGGCGATGGGCAAAGCCCCGCCGTAGGCATCGCGCGTCAGCACATCCCCCACCATTAACTCACCATTAGGGTGAATAATAGTAGCGCGGCGAATCAATAAACTTTGTGAACACGGCATGAGATTAACAGGATTTAGACAGATACTTATACTTTTAGGTTAACCTCGGTTACCCTCGTCGTCATGAATTTTTGCATCTCGTTCAGAAAAAATTATTTTTAACTGACAAATCCCACTCTCATAGCGCAGCGTGGCGTTAGTCGTAGATGCCAGCTTCAGCCAGGAAATCAGAATTTACTCGTTAAGATAAAAGTATATAGTCTCCCCCAACGAGTTAATTACCTGCACTTCTCCCTTATTTCAGTAGTTTCATGCCAAATCAAGTGTCTGATAACAACTCAAGTCAACAACCCGATAATTCCTGGCTCGCTGAACTAGCCAGAACAGTTGTATTAAGTATTGTGCTAGCTCTAGGCATTCGTACTTTTGTGGCTGAAGCTCGCTGGATTCCTTCTGGTTCTATGGAACCGACACTAAACGGGACTCCAAATCAGTGGGAGGCAGACAAAATCATTGTCGATAAATTGAAGTATAGGTTTTCTGAACCGCAGCGGGGAGATATTGTAGTCTTTTCGCCTACACAAGCGCTACAAGACGAACAATACAACGACGCATTTATTAAACGTATAATCGCCTTACCTGGAGAAAAAGTAGAACTCAAGGATGGCCAAGTCTACATCAACAATGAACCCCTTCAGGAAATCAAATACCTCAACTCCCAACAGCGTACAGCAATTGATGTTTGCACATCAGGAGCAAAACAAGCTTACTTGGCACAACCCGAAACTATACCCCCCAACTCATACTTAGTTTTAGGGGATAATCGCAACAGTAGTTACGATAGCCGCTGCTGGGGTGTTGTACCACGTGGAAATATTATCGGTCGTGCCGTCATCCGCTTTTGGCCTCTCAATAATATTGGTGGACTTGACAAGCCACCATTGTATCCTTGATAGATTAATGCCACACTTAGCCAAAACTCTACTCTACCCAATTAAATCACTGGATGGCGTTGAAGTTGAGCAAGCCAAGATTCTCGCCAGTGGCGCGCTAGAGTATGACCGCGAGTTTGCCATTTTTGATGAACAGGGTAGGTTTGTCAATGGCAAGCGCGTCAGTAAAATCCATTTAATTAGATCACAGTTTGATATTTCTCATAGAACTATCTCCCTGCAAACTCCCAAGCAGAACTCACCACAAGTCTTTCATCTGGATGAAGAACAGCCAGAAATAGCGGCAAGCCTCAGTGATTTTTTGGGGTTTGCTGTGACATTAAAGCAAAATCCGCTCCTGGGTTTTCCCGACGATACCAACTCACCAGGGCCAACAGTAATTAGTACAGCGACTTTAACAGAGGTAGCTTCCTGGTTCCCTGGTGTAAATCTTGATCAAATGCGTCGCCGCATACGTGCCAACATCGAAATTGATGGTGTACCCGCATTTTGGGAAGATCAATTATTTAGTCAACAAGGCCATATAGTCTCCTTGCGAGTGGGAGATGTCAGCTTATTTGGGATCAACCCATGTCAGCGTTGTCTAGTTCCAACACGCAATCCTGATTCAGGAGAAGCTTACCCAAACTTTCAAAAAATATTTGTGCAGCAGCGACAAGCGACTTTACCCGATTGGGCAGACTCATCGTATTTTAATCATTTTTATCGCTTGAGTGTAAATACACAATTAACACCATCAGAGACGGGAAAAGTTTTGCAAATTGGTAGCAAAATCAACATAATTACCCTATAGCTTGTGTATTGGATAGTGGTGGGTTACGGACTATCGTCCTAACCCACCCTACTACACCCTGTTTTAGTCATATTTATGCGTAATTTGTGAGTTATTTGGCAAGCAAGTTTGAGTGTAAGTATATTTTCTAATCTGATGTGAAGTATACAAAGTTTGAAGATTAAGGGAATCGGCATTTAACTGGCGTAACTTTGGCTAGCAAGATGCCCCCATACCACAAGAATTTAATGTCCTTTAAATATGCAACCAGATATTTTTTAGCTGCTCTGTAACGGGAATACAGGGAAAAAAATATGTACATATCAACTTATTTACAATATAGGTTTATACTAGTATCAGTTATTTGCTGGTTCTTTAGCAAAGCTTAATCCAGTAATATCACTTAAAAACACAGTAATATGAAAAAAGCTAAATTTGCTCGATTTTAGCGCTGGGGAAAAATTAAACCACAATGTTATCCAAACATCAGTCAGTCAAATTTTTTAACGGCTTAATTGGCAAATTTTATGCCAAGATGCAACTCAGATCGGTTGTGATTGTGCCATTAGTCTTGCAAATTGGTGGGTTAATGGGGGTTGCGGGCTACCTTTCATGGCAAGACGGACAGCAATCACTAAAAAAACAGGCTATTCCATTAGAAAACCAAATCTGCGATCGCATCGTACCAAACCGCAATAGCTACTCAAGCATTTTTCAGGAAATCAATCACATCAACAGGGACGCAGTTAAGCTAGACTGGCTCGATTCCCATCTGTTGGTGGTCATGGTTCGTGAAGCCGAATTTATCAAGAAAATTAATCCCAATTTCCGCCTGACCATCCTATTAAGTGTAGCTGCTTTATTCCTAGCTACAGGAATGATCATTTTGATTCGGCGCTGGATCATCAAACCAATTGTACAATTAAACATATTAACGAAAAAGATTACTTTAGGTGAATGGCCGCAGATCACCGCAGTTGAACCATGTGAAGAACTACTAGAACTAGTCACATTATTTAACAGCATGGTACAGCAATTACAAAAGTCTTTTATGACCTTGGAATTACAACGTGTTGAAATTAAAGTTTTAAATGAGGAGTTATCTGCAAGTCAAACCCAACTAACTCAACTACAAACTACTCAACAAATTGCCGAGCAAGCAAATTACGCTAAAAGCCAATTTATTGCCAACATGAGCCATGAACTGCGTACGCCACTCAACGCTATTCTTGGCTTTACTCAAATTATGAGCTATGACAATTCTCTATCCAGCGAACATCAAAAAAATTTAGACATTATCAATCGTGCTGGGGGACATCTCCTCAACTTAATTAACGATATTCTGGAATTATCAAAAATTGAAGCTGGTAAAACTACATTGAATATCAGCAGTTTTGATTTAATTCGCCTTTTGGACAGCGTAGAAGAATTATTCCGCTTTCGCGCTGTTTCTCAAGGACTAAAACTAATATTTGAATATACACCTGATATTCCGCAATATGTGCAAACTGACGAAAGTAAACTCCGTCAAGTTTTGCTCAACTTGTTAGAAAATGCCTTCAAGTTTACCAAAATTGGCAGTATAACCTTGCGCGTTTCCATGGAAAATGGGGGTATGGCTTGTGGCTCTTCCTCTTGCCAAGCTCTCATCTTCGAGGTCACAGATACTGGTTCTGGTATTTCCCCACAAGAAATTGACTTGCTTTTTGAAGCTTTTGAGCAAACCGAAACTGGGAGAAAATCTCAGGAAGGTACAGGACTTGGTTTGGCAATTTGCCGCAAATATGTACAATTAATGGGGGGTAATATTGGTGTTAGCAGTACTCCAGGGATGGGTAGTAAATTTAGTTTTGATATTCAAATCGCTCTAGATTCAGTCAGGGAAATACCCAGCCAGCAAATTCAATGCCAAGTAGTTGCTTTAGCCCCAAAACAGCAAGTATACCGAATATTAGTAGTTGATGATGTCTTAGAAAGTCGTCTAGTTGTAGTTAAACTACTGTCATCTATTGGCTTTATGGTAAGGGAAGCTGCCAACGGTCAAGAAGCGATCGCCCAATGGCGGGAATGGCAACCACACCTGATTTTTATGGATATGCGGATGCCGATTATGGATGGTTACGAAGCCACAAAAATAATTAAAACTAGCATTATACCTCGTGGAATCATGCACAGGTATAGAAAACTTTCCCACCGGTTGGCTTTGCAGACAAATACGGAAACCCGATACAGGTGCTTCCAAAGCCAAGAACTTGACAGTAATGACTATTCTTCAAGTTTTTACAAGTCTGCAACACTAAATGCTATTCCACCTGGAAAGCAAATACTAGCGCAGCCCTGGATTCCCCAGACTGATACAGTGATTATTGCTCTGACTGCTAGCGCCTTTGAGGAAGACCGCGAGAAAATTCTATCAGCTGGTTGTGATGATTTTATTCGCAAGCCATTTACACGAGAACTATTATTAGAAACAATCAGCCAACATCTAGGTGTAAAATATATCCACCATGCTGAAATTACCCAAACAGTAGGTGTGAATCCAGAAACACAGATATTAGCTAACGAAACTGAAATTTTGCAGCATTTGTCCCAAATGTCGCCTGTATGGTTGGAAAACATACATCATGCCGCAGCAATTTGTAGTGATGACTTGATTTTAGAATTACTCCAGGAAACCCCTGCGGATAAAAGTCAACTTTTTCGATTTTTCAGAAATTTAGCCAGCGAATATCAGTTTGAGAAAATTATGGAATTGACTGGAACCAAGGCATAATGTATTACAAGCGCTTAGACCCGGATAAAAAAGACATTTTGCTCATTGACGATACGCCAGAAAACCTGCGAGTTTTGTCCTTTATTCTCAAAACAGAAGGATATAACGTTCGCAAAGCCTTGAACTGGCAAATGGCGATGACTGCTTGTCAAATAGTGTTGCCGGATCTGATCTTACTCGATATTATGATGCCTGATGTAGATGGTTATGAAGTTTGCCGGCGATTAAAATCGTCCGATATTACAGCAGAAATTCCGGTAATTTTTCTGAGTAGTTTAGATGATATTTTCGACAAGGTAAAGGCTTTTAAAGTTGGGGGAGTAGATTATATTTCTAAACCATTTGACTTTCAAGAAGTTTTAGTACGTGTGCAGAATCAATTGGTATTAAGAACAGCACAAGTAGAAATATTAAAATTAAAGAACGAACTAGAAGAAAGAGTAAAACAGCGCACTTGTGAACTAGAAAAAACTCTCCAAATATTACAAAAAGAAATTGCCTCTCGCAAGCAGATGCAAGGTGAATTGCTTAAAATGGTATTACATGATTCACTTACTGGTTTACCAAATAGATTTTTGTTTAGTCAGCGACTAGAAACATCTTTAAATCTGTCCAAGCAAGAATCAAATTATCAGTTTGCTGTATTGTTTTTGGATTGCGATCGCTTTAAAATTGTCAATGATTCTCTAGGGCATTTAGTAGGAGATGAATTACTAGTTGCCATTTCTCAACGTCTACAAATCTGTCTAAAAGAATCTGATACTCTAGCACGATTAGGCGGCGATGAATTTGGGATTATCTTAGATAAATTACCAGATATCAATGCCGCCATCCAAGTATCTGAGCGCATTTTAGAAAAATTATCACTTAGTTTTAAACTTTCCAGATATGAAGTTTTTATCAATGCTAGTATTGGCATTAATTGGGGTAATAAAGAATATGAAAAGCCAGAATATTTACTGCGGGATGCTGACACAGCAATGTATCATGCCAAAGCTTTAGGAAGAGCTAGGTATCATGTTTTTGATCCAATTATGTATCAGGAAGCAATTCAGCTTTTAGATTTAGAAAATGACCTGCGTCGAGCTGTAGAACAGCAAGAATTTGTGGTCTACTATCAGCCAATTATTTCTTTAATCACAGGCAAAGTTTCTGGATTTGAAGCACTTGTACGCTGGAAGCATCCAGTTCGTGGTCTAATTTTTCCCATAGAATTTATTCCCATAGCGGAAGAAACAGGTTTGATTAATGCTATCGATAAATGGGTTTTGCGGTCAGCTTGTCATCAACTACGTATTTGGCAAGATTACCCAACAATACCCAAGAACTTAACTATTAGTGCTAATTTGAGTGCGCGGTTATTTTCTCAACCTAACCTAATAGTTGAAATTGACCAAATTATTCAGGAAACAAAAATAAATTCAGCTAGTTTACAACTAGAAATAACCGAAAGTGTAATTATGGAAAATACTCATACGGTAAAAACAGTTATTCAGCAGCTAAAAGACCGAAAGATTAAATTAATTATGGATGATTTTGGTACAGGTTATTCATCTTTAAGTTATCTACATAATTTTCCTTTAAATACCCTAAAAATTGACAAATCTTTTGTCAAAATCATGGATAAAAATCCCGAAAATATGGGACTATTACCAGCTATAATTGGTATTGCTAAATCAATGGGTATGACTGTGGTTGCCGAAGGAGTTGAAACCAGAGAACAATTAGAAAAACTGCGAAGTTTAAATTGTGATTTTGCTCAAGGATATCTATTTTCTAGAGCTATGGAACCAGAATTAGTCGTCGATTTTCTCAATGCAGATCCTCAATGGTAATTACACAATCAACAATTGCATCATGCCATTACTGCTTTAGTCCCGCAAAAAAACTATAATTTGACACTCCCCGGGCTAAAGACATGGGGATTCTACTTTCACCCTAGCTACTTGCTCAACCAGGGTTTCCCCAAGTAGAGTAGAGGTTGCTAGTCCAGTAGCGTTACTTTGGGTCTGCCCGACCCTAGCTTTTCCAAGATTGAGAATATTTTTTGCAGCGTTCACATCTCTTTGAAGCTCACACCCGCAGTTACATTTATGGGTACGAGTAGAAAGAGATTTTTTGACTATTGTGCCACAATCACTACATTTTTGAGATGTCATTCTAGGATTGATGGCAACAGCTTTAGTGTTGAATTTGACTGCAAAATATTCTAACCAACGACGAAACAAACCCCAGCTAACATCATTAATTGATTTAGCCAGACAGTGATTTTTTACCATTTTCTTAACTCTTAAATCTATGCGCTTCGCGCACGCTACGCGAACATAGACTACTAAGGCGTTAGCCTTGCATACGTTACGCGCTATTCTCTTAGCGTGTTCATTCCGTTGTCTACTTACTTTTAAGTGTTTTCGAGCATATCTTTGCCTAGCCTTTCGTCGTTGATGTTTACCTTTCTCCTTTTTGTAAATTTGACGTTGAGCGTGTTTAATAGATTTTTCGGCTTTTCTTAAAAACCTGGGATTTGGTTCATGGTGTCCATGAGAATCAGAGTAGAAAAACTCTAAACCAACGTCTAAACCTACTTCACCATCAGCCTTCCTAGACTCACTCAATGGTTCGGCTTTAATGGCAAATTGGCAGTAATAACCATCGGCTTTTTTGATTAACCTCACCCGTTTTATTGACTTGTATGGATAGGTGTGAATATCCCATTTACCAAGCAACTTTACTTCAACGATCTCTTTTTTATCAGTAAATTTAATCCGTCTTTTGGTAGGGTGTAGTGACCAACCAGAAGTCTTATATTCAACAGAACGGTTATCTTTCTGAAAGTGGGGATATCCCTTTTTGCCTGGATTTTTAGCCTGGCAATTACTGTAAAACCTATCAATAGCTAACCATGCTCTTTCTGTTGCCGATTGGCAAGCCATTGAATTTAATTCTTCTACAAATTTAAACTTTTGACGTAGTGCTGTTGAGTAATTATTAAGATCCACCCTATTAATATTGGCTTCTCTTGGTGTATCCATCCAGTATCTAATAGCTTTA comes from the Nodularia sp. NIES-3585 genome and includes:
- a CDS encoding MOSC domain-containing protein, producing MPHLAKTLLYPIKSLDGVEVEQAKILASGALEYDREFAIFDEQGRFVNGKRVSKIHLIRSQFDISHRTISLQTPKQNSPQVFHLDEEQPEIAASLSDFLGFAVTLKQNPLLGFPDDTNSPGPTVISTATLTEVASWFPGVNLDQMRRRIRANIEIDGVPAFWEDQLFSQQGHIVSLRVGDVSLFGINPCQRCLVPTRNPDSGEAYPNFQKIFVQQRQATLPDWADSSYFNHFYRLSVNTQLTPSETGKVLQIGSKINIITL
- a CDS encoding RNA-guided endonuclease TnpB family protein; this encodes MLVLEYKIKGTKLQYQAINEAIRTTQFIRNKAIRYWMDTPREANINRVDLNNYSTALRQKFKFVEELNSMACQSATERAWLAIDRFYSNCQAKNPGKKGYPHFQKDNRSVEYKTSGWSLHPTKRRIKFTDKKEIVEVKLLGKWDIHTYPYKSIKRVRLIKKADGYYCQFAIKAEPLSESRKADGEVGLDVGLEFFYSDSHGHHEPNPRFLRKAEKSIKHAQRQIYKKEKGKHQRRKARQRYARKHLKVSRQRNEHAKRIARNVCKANALVVYVRVACAKRIDLRVKKMVKNHCLAKSINDVSWGLFRRWLEYFAVKFNTKAVAINPRMTSQKCSDCGTIVKKSLSTRTHKCNCGCELQRDVNAAKNILNLGKARVGQTQSNATGLATSTLLGETLVEQVARVKVESPCL
- a CDS encoding ATP-binding protein gives rise to the protein MLSKHQSVKFFNGLIGKFYAKMQLRSVVIVPLVLQIGGLMGVAGYLSWQDGQQSLKKQAIPLENQICDRIVPNRNSYSSIFQEINHINRDAVKLDWLDSHLLVVMVREAEFIKKINPNFRLTILLSVAALFLATGMIILIRRWIIKPIVQLNILTKKITLGEWPQITAVEPCEELLELVTLFNSMVQQLQKSFMTLELQRVEIKVLNEELSASQTQLTQLQTTQQIAEQANYAKSQFIANMSHELRTPLNAILGFTQIMSYDNSLSSEHQKNLDIINRAGGHLLNLINDILELSKIEAGKTTLNISSFDLIRLLDSVEELFRFRAVSQGLKLIFEYTPDIPQYVQTDESKLRQVLLNLLENAFKFTKIGSITLRVSMENGGMACGSSSCQALIFEVTDTGSGISPQEIDLLFEAFEQTETGRKSQEGTGLGLAICRKYVQLMGGNIGVSSTPGMGSKFSFDIQIALDSVREIPSQQIQCQVVALAPKQQVYRILVVDDVLESRLVVVKLLSSIGFMVREAANGQEAIAQWREWQPHLIFMDMRMPIMDGYEATKIIKTSIIPRGIMHRYRKLSHRLALQTNTETRYRCFQSQELDSNDYSSSFYKSATLNAIPPGKQILAQPWIPQTDTVIIALTASAFEEDREKILSAGCDDFIRKPFTRELLLETISQHLGVKYIHHAEITQTVGVNPETQILANETEILQHLSQMSPVWLENIHHAAAICSDDLILELLQETPADKSQLFRFFRNLASEYQFEKIMELTGTKA
- the lepB gene encoding signal peptidase I; translation: MPNQVSDNNSSQQPDNSWLAELARTVVLSIVLALGIRTFVAEARWIPSGSMEPTLNGTPNQWEADKIIVDKLKYRFSEPQRGDIVVFSPTQALQDEQYNDAFIKRIIALPGEKVELKDGQVYINNEPLQEIKYLNSQQRTAIDVCTSGAKQAYLAQPETIPPNSYLVLGDNRNSSYDSRCWGVVPRGNIIGRAVIRFWPLNNIGGLDKPPLYP
- a CDS encoding EAL domain-containing protein — encoded protein: MYYKRLDPDKKDILLIDDTPENLRVLSFILKTEGYNVRKALNWQMAMTACQIVLPDLILLDIMMPDVDGYEVCRRLKSSDITAEIPVIFLSSLDDIFDKVKAFKVGGVDYISKPFDFQEVLVRVQNQLVLRTAQVEILKLKNELEERVKQRTCELEKTLQILQKEIASRKQMQGELLKMVLHDSLTGLPNRFLFSQRLETSLNLSKQESNYQFAVLFLDCDRFKIVNDSLGHLVGDELLVAISQRLQICLKESDTLARLGGDEFGIILDKLPDINAAIQVSERILEKLSLSFKLSRYEVFINASIGINWGNKEYEKPEYLLRDADTAMYHAKALGRARYHVFDPIMYQEAIQLLDLENDLRRAVEQQEFVVYYQPIISLITGKVSGFEALVRWKHPVRGLIFPIEFIPIAEETGLINAIDKWVLRSACHQLRIWQDYPTIPKNLTISANLSARLFSQPNLIVEIDQIIQETKINSASLQLEITESVIMENTHTVKTVIQQLKDRKIKLIMDDFGTGYSSLSYLHNFPLNTLKIDKSFVKIMDKNPENMGLLPAIIGIAKSMGMTVVAEGVETREQLEKLRSLNCDFAQGYLFSRAMEPELVVDFLNADPQW